Proteins encoded by one window of Primulina huaijiensis isolate GDHJ02 chromosome 1, ASM1229523v2, whole genome shotgun sequence:
- the LOC140986403 gene encoding organelle RRM domain-containing protein 2, mitochondrial has product MAFAAFRRILSGSSAPSPLLRSHFASIRSSSTLVTLTSPKLFISGLSRVTTDENLYNAFASFGRLREAKVIMDRATGRSKGFGFVTYETVEEAEKAREGMNAKFLDGWVIFVDPARLREAQPRQPPRQDMQFNSQSTDMGFTTNKTIGWCG; this is encoded by the exons ATGGCGTTCGCTGCTTTTCGGCGCATTTTGAGTGGATCTTCGGCGCCATCGCCGCTTCTTCGCTCGCACTTCGCTTCGATTCGATCCAGTTCTACCCTCGTTACTCTCACTAGTCCTAAGCTCTTCATTAGCG GTCTTTCAAGAGTCACGACTGATGAAAATCTTTATAATGCCTTTGCTTCGTTTGGCCGGCTTCGCGAGG CGAAAGTGATAATGGACAGAGCGACTGGAAGATCTAAGGGGTTTGGTTTTGTTACTTATGAGACGGTTGAAGAAGCTGAGAAGGCGCGAGAGGGTATGAACGCCAAGTTCCTTGATGGGTGGGTGATTTTCGTTGATCCAGCTAGGCTGAGGGAAGCTCAGCCTCGCCAACCTCCTCGACAAGATATGCAGTTTAACTCACAGTCTACTGACATGGGGTTCACAACAAACAAGACAATTGGATGGTGTGGATGA
- the LOC140986411 gene encoding uncharacterized protein encodes MTFSSCLKCHPFLFQQISEPIKINSFTFTINHVKQLNPPSFAVSSSVSSVSLSPDFTPKQLLDTLRGEDNGTSALRIFEWASKQPNFAPTLPIYEEILRKLGVAGSFDSMRQVLDGMKHSEVEVVERIFFVLIGSYAEFSLYDEAVGVLDLMENEYGVRPGTHSYNFLLNVLVEGNKLILVESVHSRMLNYGVKPDISTFNILIKALCKANQIRPAMLMMEEMPNYGLAPDEKTYTTIIQGYIEEGNVEGALRVREQMVAVGCPWSNVTINVLINGFCKEGRIEEALIFVQEMANEGFYPDHFTFNTLISGLCKVGFVNHAVEVLDLMLQEGFDPDVFTFNSVISGLCRIGDVEEAIEVVNQMLSRDCSPNAVTYNTIISTLCKENHVEEATELARILTSNGVLPDVSTFNSLIQGLCLTGRFSIVMELFFEMKAKGCRPDEFTYNILMDCLCTKGKLDEALELLKDMESSGCARSVITYNTLIDGFCKSRRIEEAGEIFDQMEVQGVSRNLVTYNTLIDGLSKSKRMEEASQLMDQMIMEGLKPDKFTYNSVLSHFCREGDIKKAADIVQTMTSNGCEPDVVTYGTLIQGLCKAGRVEVASRLLRSIQMKGMVLTPRAYNPIVQALFKRKRVNEAMRFFREMEGKCDPPDAVSYKIVFRGLCSGGGPIAEAVDFAFEMTEKEFLPESSSFNMLAEGLCALNMEETLLKLIDKIMEKAKFPDSEVAMIKGFLRIRKFPDALDTFARILNTRKPRRGYW; translated from the coding sequence ATGACGTTCTCATCTTGCCTGAAGTGCCACCCTTTTCTTTTTCAACAGATTTCAGAAcccattaaaattaattcattcacGTTTACCATAAATCACGTAAAGCAGCTGAACCCACCCTCGTTTGCCGTTTCGTCGAGTGTTTCAAGCGTTTCACTTTCCCCGGACTTCACTCCAAAACAACTTTTGGACACACTTCGTGGTGAAGATAACGGGACGTCGGCCCTTCGCATCTTCGAATGGGCATCGAAGCAGCCCAATTTTGCGCCCACTTTGCCAATATACGAGGAAATACTTCGGAAGCTCGGCGTGGCAGGGTCATTTGATTCGATGAGACAAGTACTTGATGGTATGAAGCATTCTGAAGTTGAGGTGGTGGAAagaattttctttgttttaattGGTAGTTATGCGGAATTTTCTTTGTATGATGAAGCAGTTGGAGTTCTCGATTTGATGGAAAATGAGTATGGGGTGAGGCCTGGAACTCATAGCTATAACTTTTTGTTAAATGTTCTTGTTGAGGGGAACAAATTGATACTGGTAGAGAGCGTGCATTCTAGGATGCTGAATTACGGTGTGAAGCCGGATATTTcaacttttaatattttgataaagGCATTGTGTAAGGCAAATCAAATTAGGCCGGCAATGTTGATGATGGAGGAGATGCCCAACTATGGTTTAGCACCAGATGAGAAGACTTATACAACGATAATTCAGGGTTATATTGAGGAGGGTAATGTAGAAGGAGCATTGCGAGTTAGAGAACAGATGGTGGCAGTTGGGTGTCCGTGGAGTAATGTCACAATTAATGTATTGATTAATGGGTTTTGCAAAGAGGGCAGGATTGAGGAAGCTTTGATATTTGTGCAAGAAATGGCTAATGAGGGGTTTTATCCCGACCATTTCACATTCAATACATTGATAAGTGGTTTGTGCAAAGTGGGATTTGTAAATCATGCTGTGGAGGTCCTGGATTTGATGCTTCAGGAGGGTTTTGATCCAGATGTATTCACGTTTAACTCTGTCATATCAGGCCTATGTAGAATCGGAGACGTTGAAGAGGCAATCGAAGTTGTCAATCAGATGCTTTCTAGAGATTGTTCTCCAAATGCAGTCACGTATAATACCATTATTAGCACCTTGTGCAAAGAGAACCATGTGGAAGAAGCTACTGAACTCGCACGTATTCTGACAAGCAATGGTGTTCTGCCTGATGTGTCCACCTTTAATTCCCTTATACAAGGTCTGTGCTTAACTGGACGCTTTAGCATCGTGATGGAATTATTCTTCGAGATGAAGGCTAAAGGTTGTCGACCAGATGAGTTCACTTACAACATACTGATGGATTGCCTATGCACGAAAGGCAAGCTCGATGAAGCCTTGGAATTGCTTAAAGATATGGAATCGAGTGGCTGTGCAAGAAGTGTGATAACTTATAACACGTTAATTGATGGATTCTGCAAAAGTAGAAGAATTGAAGAAGCAGGGGAGATATTTGATCAGATGGAAGTACAAGGGGTTTCTCGAAATCTGGTGACTTATAATACCCTTATTGACGGTCTCAGCAAAAGCAAGAGGATGGAAGAGGCTTCTCAGCTTATGGATCAAATGATAATGGAAGGTCTAAAACCAGATAAATTCACTTACAATTCGGTCCTTTCTCACTTTTGCAGAGAAGGAGACATAAAAAAGGCAGCAGATATAGTACAAACGATGACCTCAAATGGGTGCGAACCAGATGTTGTGACGTACGGAACTTTAATTCAGGGACTGTGTAAAGCTGGTAGAGTTGAGGTTGCTTCGAGACTTCTCAGAAGTATCCAAATGAAAGGAATGGTTTTGACGCCACGGGCGTACAATCCTATTGTCCAAGCACTTTTCAAAAGGAAAAGAGTCAACGAAGCTATGAGATTCTTCAGGGAAATGGAGGGAAAGTGTGATCCTCCCGATGCTGTCTCGTACAAAATTGTTTTTCGAGGGCTTTGCTCTGGTGGCGGTCCCATTGCAGAGGCTGTTGATTTTGCCTTTGAAATGACCGAGAAGGAGTTTCTCCCAGAATCTTCTTCATTCAACATGCTGGCCGAAGGTCTATGTGCTCTAAATATGGAGGAAACTCTTTTAAAGCTCATAGACAAAATAATGGAGAAAGCAAAGTTTCCAGACAGTGAAGTGGCCATGATAAAGGGTTTCCTCAGAATACGTAAATTCCCAGATGCACTGGATACATTTGCCCGTATCTTGAATACACGAAAGCCCAGAAGAGGTTATTGGTGA
- the LOC140986421 gene encoding eukaryotic translation initiation factor 3 subunit A-like, with the protein MATFARPENALKRAEELINVGQKQEALEALHGFITSRRYRAWTRTHEKIMLKYVELCVDMRRGRHAKDGLIQYRGICQQVNITSLEEVIKHFMHMATEKAELARNQAQALEEALDVDDLEADKRPEDLLLSYVSGEKGKDRSDRELVTPWFKFLWETYRTVLEILRNNSRLETLYSMTAHRAFQFCKQYKRTTEFRRLCEIIRNHLTNLNKYRDQRDRPDLAAPESLQLYLDTRFEQLKVATELELWQEAFRSIEDIHGLMSMVKKTPKPSSMVIYYSKLSEIFWMSSNHLYHAYAWLKLFSLQKSFNKNLNQKDLQLIASSVVLAALSVPPYDRSYGASHFELENEKERGLRVASLISFDVETKPENKEVLSRSSLFLDLVTKGVMTCVIQEVKDLYHILEHEFLPLDLAFKVQPLLTKISKLGGRIAAASSVPEVQLSQYVPSIEKLAALRLLQQVSKVYQTMNIDNLSMIIPFFDFSVVEKISVDAVKNNFLEMKVDYRKSAICFGNKSLESEGIRDHLSTFSESLSKARVMIFPPAKKTSKLEDRLSNLVEVIEKEHKRLLARKSIIEKRKEEHERQLLEMEREEEAKRHKLLKITEEAEQRRLATEFEQMKNQRILREIEERELEEAQALLMEAEKRSKKKGKKQVLEGEKITKQTLMDLAHSEQLREKQEMEKKLQKLAKTMDHLERAKREEAAPLIDAAFQQRLVEEEVLHKLEQQREIDLSRQRHTGDLQEKMRLARMLVNKQIFQQIVLNHRRAEYNRLKEERDERIRQIIQTRKHERETKRKMIYFLISEEEKQKRLRAEEEARKLEEMERRKKEDAERKAKLDEIAEKQRQRELELEEKERLRREELLRGSAPAPSRTEPSVMSHPVEAAPAPIAAAPSAGVYVPRFRRASAEGGGGGQAPPPETDKWSTGRRIDDRAPQFGDRWRDERKPALGGGASRPTWSNSRTRGER; encoded by the exons ATGGCTACATTTGCCAGACCAGAGAATGCTTTGAAGCGAGCTGAAG AGTTGATAAATGTTGGACAAAAGCAAGAAGCCCTTGAAGCTCTTCATGGTTTCATCACCTCCAGAAGGTACAGAGCATGGACAAGGACACATGAGAAGATAATGTTGAAATATGTGGAGCTATGTGTTGACATGAGAAGGGGAAGACATGCTAAGGATGGTCTTATTCAGTATCGTGGTATCTGCCAGCAAGTTAATATTACTTCACTAGAGGAGGTTATAAAGCATTTCATGCATATGGCTACTGAGAAAGCTGAGCTTGCACGTAATCAGGCGCAAGCCTTAGAAGAGGCCCTGGATGTTGATGACTTAGAAGCTGATAAACGGCCTGAAGATCTTCTTTTAAGCTATGTCAGTGGGGAGAAAGGAAAAGACAGATCTGATCGCGAACTTGTCACACCATGGTTTAAGTTCCTGTGGGAGACATACAGAACAGTGTTGGAAATTTTACGCAACAACTCAAGATTGGAAACCTTGTATTCG ATGACTGCACACCGTGCCTTCCAGTTCTGTAAGCAATACAAACGGACTACAGAATTTCGGCGACTATGTGAAATCATTCGGAATCATCTAACAAACCTTAACAAGTATAGGGACCAGAGAGATAGGCCTGATCTTGCTGCACCAGAAAGCTTGCAGTTATATCTCGATACCAGATTTGAACAGCTGAAAGTTGCGACCGAACTTGAACTTTGGCAG GAAGCTTTTCGTTCTATCGAGGATATACATGGGTTGATGTCTATGGTTAAAAAGACACCTAAACCATCCTCGATGGTTATCTACTATTCCAAGCTTTCTGAAATATTTTGGATGTCATCCAACCATCTTTATCATGCGTATGCTTGGCTTAAGCTTTTCTCGCTTCAAAAGAGCTTTAATAAGAACCTAAACCAGAAGGATTTGCAGCTGATAGCCTCATCAGTTGTTCTAGCTGCACTATCTGTGCCCCCTTATGATCGCTCATATGGTGCATCTCATTTCGAGCTTGAGAATGAGAAAGAACGAGGTTTGAGAGTGGCCAGCCTTATTTCATTTGATGTTGAAACCAAGCCTGAGAACAAAGAAGTG CTTTCCAGGTCATCACTTTTTTTGGATTTG GTAACGAAAGGTGTAATGACGTGTGTAATTCAAGAAGTGAAGGATCTTTATCATATTTTAGAACATGAGTTTCTTCCTTTAGATCTGGCATTCAAAGTGCAACCCTTGTTAACAAAAATCTCAAAGCTTGGGGGCAGGATTGCTGCTGCTTCTTCTGTTCCAGAAGTACAACTGTCTCAGTATGTTCCTTCTATAGAGAAGCTTGCAGCTCTGAGGCTTCTTCAGCAG GTCTCAAAGGTTtatcagacaatgaatattGATAACCTGTCGATGATCAttcctttctttgatttttCTGTTGTTGAGAAGATTTCTGTGGATGCGGTCaagaataattttttagaaatgaAAGTCGATTATCGGAAGAGTGCCATTTGCTTTGGTAATAAG AGTCTCGAATCAGAAGGCATACGAGACCACCTGTCCACATTTTCTGAATCCCTCAGCAAAGCGAGGGTCATGATATTCCCTCCTGCAAAGAAAACTTCAAAATTGGAGGATAGGCTTTCTAATCTAGTGGAAGTGATCGAGAAAGAACACAAAAGGCTCCTTGCACGCAAATCAATAATTGAAAAACGCAAAGAAGAACATGAGCGCCAGCTTTTGGAGATG GAACGAGAAGAGGAGGCAAAGAGGCATAAATTACTAAAGATAACTGAAGAGGCAGAACAGAGAAGGCTTGCTACAGAGTTTGAGCaaatgaaaaatcaaagaaTTCTCAGGGAAATAGAGGAACGCGAGCTTGAGGAAGCCCAGGCTTTGCTAATGGAAGCTGAAAAACGCAGTAAGAAGAAAGGGAAGAAACAAGTTCTAGAAGGA GAAAAAATAACTAAACAGACTTTGATGGACCTGGCTCATAGTGAGCAACTCAGGGAGAAGCAAGAAATGGAGAAAAAATTACAGAAACTAGCCAAGACAATGGATCACTTGGAGAGGGCAAAAAGGGAAGAGGCTGCACCACTTATTGATGCTGCATTCCAGCAGCGTCTGGTGGAAGAAGAGGTCTTACACAAACTCGAGCAGCAG CGAGAGATTGATTTAAGCAGACAGAGACATACTGGAGACTTGCAGGAAAAAATGAGACTAGCACGGATGTTGGTGAACAAG CAAATATTCCAACAAATAGTGCTTAACCATAGAAGAGCTGAGTACAACAGGCTTAAGGAGGAGAGGGATGAAAGAATTCGCCAAATTATCCAGACACGGAAGCACGAAAGGGAGACTAAGAGGAAGATGATCTATTTTCTAATATCTGAggaagaaaaacagaaaagacTGCGTGCGGAGGAGGAAGCACGGAAGCTTGAAG AGATGGAGAGGCGTAAGAAAGAGGATGCTGAGAGAAAGGCCAAGCTGGATGAAATTGCCGAAAAGCAGAGGCAGCGGGAGTTGGAGTTGGAGGAGAAAGAAAGGCTACGGAGAGAAGAGCTCCTGAGAGGATCAGCTCCTGCTCCCTCAAGAACTGAGCCCTCCGTCATGTCGCATCCAGTCGAGGCAGCACCTGCTCCAATTGCAGCAGCACCGTCAGCTGGTGTGTATGTCCCAAGGTTCAGAAGGGCATCTGCTGAGGGTGGGGGTGGGGGCCAAGCCCCACCTCCTGAAACAGATAAGTGGTCTACTGGCCGCAGAATAGATGACCGAGCACCTCAATTTGGTGATCGATGGCGGGATGAACGTAAACCAGCACTTGGTGGCGGTGCATCAAGGCCCACTTGGTCAAATTCAAGGACTCGTGGTGAACGTTGA
- the LOC140986371 gene encoding ras-related protein RABE1c isoform X1 encodes MAAPPARARADYDYLIKLLLIGDSGVGKSCLLLRFSDGSFTTSFITTIGIDFKIRTIELDGKRIKLQIWDTAGQERFRTITTAYYRGAMGILLVYDVTDESSFNNIRNWIRNIEQHASDNVNKILVGNKADMDESKRAVPTSKGQALADEYGIKFFETSAKTNMNVEEVFFSIARDIKQRLAETDSKAEPQTIRISQPDQSAGAAQATQRSACCGS; translated from the exons ATGGCTGCTCCACCCGCCAGAGCTCGAGCTGATTATGATTATCTTATTAAGCTTCTATTGATCGGTGACAGCG GTGTTGGTAAGAGTTGCCTTCTTCTACGTTTTTCTGATGGTTCTTTCACCACCAGTTTCATCACCACCATTGG CATTGATTTCAAGATAAGGACTATCGAGCTTGATGGGAAAAGAATCAAGCTGCAAATTTGGGATACTGCTGGACAAGAGCGATTTCGTACAATCACAACTG CTTACTACCGAGGAGCAATGGGTATACTGCTGGTGTATGATGTGACTGATGAGTCATCTTTCAACA ACATTAGGAATTGGATCAGAAACATTGAACAGCATGCCTCCGACAATGTCAACAAGATATTAGTGGGAAACAAAGCTGATATGGATGAAAGTAAAAGG GCCGTTCCTACATCCAAGGGTCAAGCACTTGCTGATGAATATGGAATCAAATTCTTTGAGACT AGTGCTAAAACGAACATGAACGTGGAGGAAGTTTTCTTCTCAATAGCCAGGGACATAAAGCAAAGACTTGCTGAAACTGACTCAAAGGCTGAG CCCCAAACTATAAGAATCTCCCAACCAGACCAGTCAGCAGGGGCGGCCCAAGCCACCCAAAGATCAGCCTGCTGTGGTTCTTGA
- the LOC140986384 gene encoding uncharacterized protein, with product MEVCVPYSPTSQDKSNDGGSAADPCRCDHRNLRNLSGNDLETCLSEFLNAKDNKLSTSSIYQFADKNVTGNVVREAKQDDLDKKIFCSSASEKSISKSATFLRPGDPKSSVHGLLVGKLKQEDVITAEVSEANECDKSVNPHYSQSISLPKSSKIVSAMKGSREKQGIEPKKVSVTWAPDVYDPVPTAASHVPSNKNQRYRNDGKRYGKNKLKGGGKSSRGSKGKDKKQVHKNYEGNKVKPIRDDNGLIGFSKPVLGIKILMSGVHTPSVEVVF from the exons ATGGAAGTGTGTGTTCCATATTCACCAACTTCTCAAGATAAAAGCAACGATGGTGGTTCTGCTGCAGATCCTTGCCGCTGTGATCACCGCAACTTAAGGAATCTTTCAGGGAATGACCTCGAGACATGTTTGAGTGAATTTCTTAACGCCAAGGACAACAAACTATCAACTAGTAGCATCTACCAATTTGCTGACAAGAATGTTACTGGCAATGTGGTAAGGGAAGCCAAACAAGATGATTTGGATAAGAAAATTTTCTGTAGTTCAGCATCTGAAAAAAGCATAAGCAAGTCTGCAACATTTCTGCGTCCTGGTGATCCTAAATCGTCTGTACATGGATTGTTGGTTGGAAAACTAAAGCAGGAGGACGTTATTACTGCTGAAGTCTCTGAAGCAAATGAATGTGATAAATCTGTTAATCCACACTATTCACAATCCATATCGCTGCCT AAATCTTCAAAGATTGTATCTGCCATGAAAGGTAGCCGTGAAAAGCAGGGTATTGAACCTAAGAAGGTCTCTGTGACCTGGGCCCCTGATGTCTATGATCCAGTTCCAACAGCAGCATCTCATGTTCCATCAAACAAGAATCAACGCTATCGCAATGATGGCAAGAGGTATGGGAAGAACAAGTTGAAGGGAGGAGGCAAATCTTCACGAGGCAGCAAGGGCAAAGACAAGAAACAAGTTCATAAGAACTATGAGGGTAACAAGGTCAAGCCTATACGTGATGATAATGGATTGATCGGTTTTAGCAAGCCTGTGTTgggtattaaaattttaatgtcgGGAGTCCATACCCCTTCTGTGGAGGTAGTTTTTTGA
- the LOC140986371 gene encoding ras-related protein RABE1c isoform X2, which yields MKNGVGKSCLLLRFSDGSFTTSFITTIGIDFKIRTIELDGKRIKLQIWDTAGQERFRTITTAYYRGAMGILLVYDVTDESSFNNIRNWIRNIEQHASDNVNKILVGNKADMDESKRAVPTSKGQALADEYGIKFFETSAKTNMNVEEVFFSIARDIKQRLAETDSKAEPQTIRISQPDQSAGAAQATQRSACCGS from the exons atgaaaaatg GTGTTGGTAAGAGTTGCCTTCTTCTACGTTTTTCTGATGGTTCTTTCACCACCAGTTTCATCACCACCATTGG CATTGATTTCAAGATAAGGACTATCGAGCTTGATGGGAAAAGAATCAAGCTGCAAATTTGGGATACTGCTGGACAAGAGCGATTTCGTACAATCACAACTG CTTACTACCGAGGAGCAATGGGTATACTGCTGGTGTATGATGTGACTGATGAGTCATCTTTCAACA ACATTAGGAATTGGATCAGAAACATTGAACAGCATGCCTCCGACAATGTCAACAAGATATTAGTGGGAAACAAAGCTGATATGGATGAAAGTAAAAGG GCCGTTCCTACATCCAAGGGTCAAGCACTTGCTGATGAATATGGAATCAAATTCTTTGAGACT AGTGCTAAAACGAACATGAACGTGGAGGAAGTTTTCTTCTCAATAGCCAGGGACATAAAGCAAAGACTTGCTGAAACTGACTCAAAGGCTGAG CCCCAAACTATAAGAATCTCCCAACCAGACCAGTCAGCAGGGGCGGCCCAAGCCACCCAAAGATCAGCCTGCTGTGGTTCTTGA